The sequence below is a genomic window from Granulicatella elegans.
GTTTTTCTTTACTTACATTTATTATTTTTGCTTGGTGTAAAATAGCGAAACTATCACATATTTTTTCTAATTGCTCAGTATTGTGGCTTGTTATAATAATTGTTTTGCCAAGTTTTTTTGATTCTTTTATTTTTTCTTTTAATATAACAGTTGATTCAATATCTAGCCCATTAAATGGTTCATCTAGTATCACTATATTAGAATTAGTTATAAAGCTAAGAGCCAATTTTAGTTTTTGAAGCATTCCTAGTGAAAGTTCATTGGCCTTCTTTCTTAACATTGATTCTAAAGTAAAGTCCTTGATTATTTTTTCAATCTCTTTTTCTCTTTCATCTTTATTTTTATAATAAAGCATAGAATAAATACTAAGGTTATCTTTTACGCTAAGGTTCATATAACAAGATGGATTACTAATAAGTGCTGCTATATTTTCATTGTCATCTGAGATTTAACTTTTTGATTATACATTTTTAAAGGAATAAGCTTAGTAATTATTTTTAACAAAGTAGTTTTTCCAGCTCCGTTTTTTCCTAGTAAGCCATATACTTTGCCCTTTTCAAGGCTAAAAGATACATTATCTAAGACAAAATTATTCATGTATTTTTTTGTAATATTATTTACCGTAATACTATTCATAAGCACACCTCTTTTACATCGTTTTAATTGCAAGAAAACTAGCACATAATATAATTATTAGACACAAAGCTAATAATAAAAAATTTTTAATGTTACTTTTATTTTTCATAAGATTACTTCCAAACAATTTTTATACCAACAAAAATATGAACAATTAAAAGTACTGCACATACTAATAACAATGTAGATATAACACCTTTAAGCATAGATTTCTTTAATTTTTTATTCCATTCTTTAGATAGGTTTCTAATAGGATCAGCTTCAGTTAAATTTAGCTCTATGTTTTCCATGGGAAGATTTTCTTTTTTCATTTGCTTTAGAATTTCACTACATTTGCTACATTCTGATAAATGTTCATCTACTATTCTTCTACTTTCTTCACTACATACATCATCTATATATAGTGGAAGAAGATCTTCAATAATTTTACAAGAAATTTTCATTATATTCCTCCATCAACTTATTTTTTGCCCTATAAAATACTACTCTCGCCCATCCATCTGATTTGCCAAATATTTCTCCAATATTTTTGAAAGACAAGCCTGCAAAAATTCTCAAAGAAAAAACTTCCTTGTATGGTTCTTCTAACTTGCGTAAGAGAACATGAATTTTCATCACGTCCTCTTTCTCTTCAAACCTTAAAACAAAATCTAAATCAGATGTCAAGTATTCAGAGTATTCATTTATAGATACTTTTTTCTTTTCTTTTTTATAAAAATCATATAATGCATTTTTTGCAATTTGACATAACCAAGTGTATAATTTGCAATCACCTTTAAATGTTTCAATTTTTTCAAGAGCTTTAAAAAAAGTTTCTTGTGTGATTTCTTCAGCTATATGTTCATCATGACTAATGGTCAAAACATATAAATATACTTTAGAAAAATATTCTTTATATATTATTTCGTAATCATAGTCCATAAAATCACACCCTTTCTTGTTTTCTAATAGTTAGACGATTAAAAAACCAAAACGTTACAAATTTTATATTAATATTTTTACCCGCATTTCATATAAAAAAGACGATAGAGTTTTTAATTTCTATCGCCTAAAATATCCACGTTTTAATATTTTCTAATTCAATAAGTTTTTATCTCTTTGCTACAAGACCATATTTTAGTTTCAGCAACTCTGAATCTTAATATAATCACTTATTAAACTCATTAATTCTATACCTAACATCTAATATAGATATATCATCATTAATCCTAAATATCTAATTTTAGATTTTCCATTCTTTTTGAGTTCAATACGCATGATGTTATAAATAGCATCAAATATATTACACAAAGTGCAACATTTC
It includes:
- a CDS encoding RNA polymerase sigma factor gives rise to the protein MDYDYEIIYKEYFSKVYLYVLTISHDEHIAEEITQETFFKALEKIETFKGDCKLYTWLCQIAKNALYDFYKKEKKKVSINEYSEYLTSDLDFVLRFEEKEDVMKIHVLLRKLEEPYKEVFSLRIFAGLSFKNIGEIFGKSDGWARVVFYRAKNKLMEEYNENFL
- a CDS encoding ATP-binding cassette domain-containing protein → MNLSVKDNLSIYSMLYYKNKDEREKEIEKIIKDFTLESMLRKKANELSLGMLQKLKLALSFITNSNIVILDEPFNGLDIESTVILKEKIKESKKLGKTIIITSHNTEQLEKICDSFAILHQAKIINVSKEKLEKGSLEEIYCDILAGGKTYVN
- a CDS encoding zf-HC2 domain-containing protein — its product is MKISCKIIEDLLPLYIDDVCSEESRRIVDEHLSECSKCSEILKQMKKENLPMENIELNLTEADPIRNLSKEWNKKLKKSMLKGVISTLLLVCAVLLIVHIFVGIKIVWK
- a CDS encoding ATP-binding cassette domain-containing protein, translated to MNSITVNNITKKYMNNFVLDNVSFSLEKGKVYGLLGKNGAGKTTLLKIITKLIPLKMYNQKVKSQMTMKI